ATGTGAAGAGGCCACATCTGTTAAGTTGGAGATTAACCACAGGCTAATCTGGTTAGACTGGCCTGTGTTTGAGCACATCAAACTTGTATTAAGGATTTTAGTGtgaatgtctttgttttttaatatccCTCTAGATGGAGGagaaatttctgtcttttttttcctttctgtataaaccagaaaacacaggagccctcccttgttttttttctaagtatgGCTAGATCCTATGACTAATCTGCTTTCGCTGTTGTTGTTCGGTTTCTGTTTAAGTATTCAAATCAACAGATCAGAATAAAGTCCCAACAAAATGGGTCTACCATGGGTAGTTCTTTAAATACCTTGTTAATAATGGCTCCTGAAAAATTCATTCTTCAGGGAAGTGACATTACCCAAAAAGCAAGCGCAGGCAGGAACATGCTGACATCAAATGCAGACTCTATTTTAAAAACGATTACGGATTAAATTCATCAGTTCCATGCAAAAACCCTCATTATTTTCCTCACTTACCCCTCTGTCAAAAGAGATAAACAAAAGAGTTAGGCTTTGTGCACACAACTCCAGGGCCTAGCAGAATTAAACTAATCTCCATAGCCTCTGGGCAAAGTACTCTACACAGACCACCATTAGCATTTTGTAGCCTCCACTGATCGGATTCATTTAATTCTCCTAACTATTCATCTGCCATCTACATGCCTGTACTGAGCCCACCTCTTTTGTTTTGGGGGCGTGGGCTGAATACAGAGAGCTTCTTAAATACCTCTTTTCCTGTCCCTTGGCTTTTTCTGTGTGGTAAACTCGTGCCCTGCATGTTACACACTTCATATCTGCATAGATTCTTTATACTACTTCATTTCTATTTGATAATTATTATTGAGTTGAAAGGTTATTCTGACTTTTTAAAGTCAGAATGCAGTGTTTATATATTGCAGGCCAGATTCTGCCTCATTTTCACACATTATGTGCACAGAACAATCTCCCAAGCTGGAGGTGATGGCCTTGTGACTTAATTTTACTGAATTTCAGCTTTACCTCggaatttctttagaaaatattttactaccTGAATCTGATACAGACAAAAGAGATCTGTTCATTCTTAAATGGTGCGGTAACTGTTGTGGTTGTACAAAGCGTATCTATTTAACGTACATGTCACTCTTTCTCCAGTAGCTCTTGGTGAATAAGAATCATCAAGCAGCTGACTGTGaactgtatataaataaatgcaaagctgaaaaaacagaaatctgtATCTTGTGACTGGCCTGACTGCACAGGTGGTTCCAGCCTTTGCCAGGGCACGGGGCCTGCAGTTGGGAACACCTATTTCTTTCCAAGTGGTTTCAAAAGTAGGTCATTGGGCAGTAGTACAAAGCAGCCTACTTTCAGAAGAGAAGAATCTGGGGTCAAAGAAACGTTTCCAACGAAACTGTACATTCTAGAACACAAGCTGGGTCTGTTTTTTTATGCACACCAGTGTCCCAGCAACAGCATATCATTTCTACATGAGCAATGTCAAATAAAGCAATCTGTTTATCTTTAGTTACAAGGGTTTAACTTGGGACAGCCAGCCTGTCAGGCGATTTGAGTATGCGTAGCAAGTTCAGTACTGTTCCTTTGTTCAGATAAAAATAGGGCTACTTgccacagggaaaaaacaatGTATATTCCTATCTCATGATTACTCATACCTACCTCAGGTTTCTCTCACTGTGTATGACACAAGATAATTATATTTACCTATTTACAGTTGTGGAGATAAACATTTTCTCCTCAAAACTGTAACACTGCAGTAAGGCCCAGCCTTTGCTGAAGTTCCAGCCATAAGACAAATAGAGCTGGGGCATGTTATTGCTTGTCCTTGTACTGCCAAGCTCAAGGGTTACAAAAACAGTCACAATTCAAAGTACTGTGAGATTGACTGTAATATTATGAGATTaccaaaaaaagacaactatctgagttttgttttttaacccTTGTGCTAAAAATACCTTAAATAAACAAAGTTTTTGATAAGCTACCAACTTCAGAGGCTGAAAGcttaagaaaaccaaacagtCAGATTTGTagtaaaaagaggaaaataagcaATACTCTTCTGTCTCCCTGTTTGTTTAAAGCGTATTTTGACTTCGCAGGACACATGGGATACAGCTTTAAGATCTGTGCTGCCACGATAAACAAGCTTGGGCATGTCTTTCTCTGTAGGTCTAAATGACCCAGAGGAACATGTGGCAATTCACTATGTGTCTGATGTAAGCAGACTTCTAAAGGGTATTTTATAAAGACGCCCTCAGCCTAAAATCACAGGTTTGTGTCTGCATGCTGTGCCAGTGAAAGCAACAGTTAATAACTAGGTTTATTCTAAAAATTACttgtctgtatttttgcagtCTGCCTCTTGCTTGTGAGTCTTTTGGATCTGATCCAAGCTGCACTGCAGTGAAGGAGCTCTCTTTGTTCACGTTCTCTCTGCTGCGTCTGAGCCGATTTAGCATGTGGTTTCTGGGGTGAGGTTTTTCAGCAGGATAGCAAAGCACCACCTTGAATGACAGGAAGACAGAAGAAGTAAGTCCTAAACCACTGTTAATCGTTATTAATATGCTTCATTAGAACCTCTCTAACAGTGAACAAGAACAAACACTGTCAAGGCCATTCTGAACAGCCTTCGTCCATTGGCCCAGAGGTGACACCTCCTCTATTTTGTCTTCAGATCCAGCTTGGATCCCTTGATAGTGAGGAGAATGTCCAGAATGCTTCCCCCTCCACAACAGTAAGACTAAAATTCaagcactgacatttttttcccctgcacaAACTATGTAGTTTTAACTACTTCAATTCTTTTAAGTGTGGTGTTAGCTATTACACTACTTCTAGTTCCCTGCTTATTAGATGAAAAGTATCCACAGTTCCTAATTCTCCTTAACCCACAAACATCTAGCTGCTTTCAGCGCTGCTTTTGCGATGAAAATGCCCTTACAGACAGAATCTCAATGCAGGCTGCACGCCAGGCCTGCAGAGCTGAGTCATTGTTATACAAGCAGAGCTGAGATGGCACAGAAAAACACCTTTGTACTTTAACATTAAAACACATCAGCTGTTGAACCTCAAATATCACAAGACCCTAAAGAGAACACGCAGTGATTTACTGGACTTTTCCTCTTGTCCATCCCATCAGCTTTCTGAGTAGttcttctttctccattttgtcTCGGAAGCTTAAGAGCAAAAATTCTTCATCAAGCTATTGGCTTCTACTGAAGTTTGGCAAACGTTGCATCAGATTTGGAAGTAATGTACCAGTGAAAGCTGTTAACCCTTTGGGCACTGGGAAACGCCTCCTGCCCAGGTACACTGCCAATACACTATGCAACCACTGACATTTAGGGCTTGCAAATCAGAATACCAGTGAAATTTATCATCAGCCAGAGATCTACTATAAAGCTCTTGAATTGATTATTTATGTGAGACCCAGTTTTGAGCTTTAAGAGTCCTCTGTAATAAAATAcgaaacaaatgaaaaaggaagaagaatttctttactatagccttctgaaacaaaactgcattttgttcttccatttttgtCTTCCAGTTCTTTATCCCGAAACGTCATAGGGGAACAGAATTTAGCTTCTCAAAATGCtttctacatttaaaatatgctgaACTAATTCTGGAAGGGCACGGAGAGTGACAGATTTGCAGATACTACGTGGACTGCGTACTCATTCCAGTTTTCTCactgaaactgcttttttaGAGTGTACAAGTGCGAGCATCTCCTGTCTTGCAGAGAGGAGGTCATTCGTGTAAACTGATTGCTAACAAGCTCCTAAAATATGTTCTGGCTTTCAGTTCAGTGCAGTTAACTGTTTTTAGAAAAGGACAGACCATGTCGCCTAAACCTGCAACTGCTGCTGGCCGTACCCGGCACTGAAGGCAAATGAATCCATGCTGCAAACTGCACAGGCTCGGTTTCAGTTCGTGGTCTCCAGTTTCACCTCAGTGAGCTTTCCTCCCAAAATATAAGGTGACTAACGTGAACTCTAGTGTGACTAAAGGTCTGGGAGTGGCTCAGATCAGGAGCTACAGAAGAACATGCTGGCATGGGCCACAATTTGTCACATACAGTGTATTCAAATGGTTCCATTAGGGTGAGTAACCAGTACAGAGGTTCACATGAGGAATAACAGGAAATTGTAACTCAGAGCCCTTTCCTATCATCGGGGAGGAGGAGCTGAGCCACAGGATTGTTATGCGAGTCCTGGTATGTGCCATCTCAGGAGGCAGCCTACGTGCTGTAGTCgcatgtttttaaagctgttttccagaCCAGAGAGTGCTGATAGCTGCTTCATCATTGTCCAGTTGCTTTGCTATATTCCTGGCTGAGATAAGACCCTTTGGTGCCTCTTCTACACCACAACAGACTGTCAGCTCACTTGTTCACATctttccctgttccccttcTTGAGAAGAGCAAGACATTAAGTCCTgttgaaaatacaaattcttgATTATAagtcaaacaaaataaatttccagTCCTGCAACATGAGGCACAAAGATTCATCCTTGGAgtgatttccaccccccccaacGAAAGGTGACTCGGACACCTGCGAGTTATGTACTTCTCCCCCGCACTGAATAGTTTTActtgagaaacagaaacagcattGTCTTGCAGATGTTCGAGAATAACCTTTTCTAAGATATTTACTGCTAGAGGGGTGCTTtcgtattttcctttttttttttaaaaaaaaataaaggtatgTACTCTCttgattgttttccttttaaagactTTGGTGACAGAACTTGTGCAAAGTTGTGCAGTGGGAATCGTGTTAGAACCCATTTCCCTGCAAGTCTGCCATAATGACTTCAAGCCTCAGGGAGGACTGAACGCACTTCCGAAGGTGCATCCCGATACACTGCGGTGTTGTTAACCCCCAGTCTTGTTTCTAAGCGAGGGTGGGCGCGTAGCAGAGATGTGACAGGGTATGCTTTGAACAGCACCTCAGGCCTGCAAAGCACCTTGACATCCGTGAACACGCGAGGCCGCGTATCTTTATAATTAAAGGAGAAGCCTGGCGTCACGCTTGCGGGTAAGTGGCGTGTCTACCCCTACAAGGGGCTTCACAAGGCAGAGGCGAGCCTGCCTTCCTTGGGGGAAAAGGAGACCCTCTGCCGGCTCGCAGCGCGGGGCGTGAGCTCTCCGTGACCCCCCGTTTCGCTCGCTCGCGGCGCGCCCCCCCCTGCGCCCCCGGTACGGCGAGacccggggctgccccccccccccccgccccgggcccgctgCGCGGTGCCGCGCCACTgcggcgccccctggcgggcGCGGCGCAGCGACGCTCGGCGGCGCATGGGGCGAGCCACGGCGGGCAGCGCGCGGCGGTcccggcggggcagcgcggccgccaGCTCCCCCGCGGGCGGGAGCCGCCGGGGGCGAGGCAGGAAGGCGGGCGggcccccggccgggccggggccgcaggcacagctccccggccccggcgccttCGATCTGGGGGCGCAGAGCGGGCGCTGGGCCGCCTTCCAGGAGCGGCACCGGCTGAGCTGCGAGGAGGCGGCGCGGCTGCTGCTGGACGCCTAGTGAGTACGGGGCCGGGGCGGCTCTTCCCGCGGCTCCCGGGCCCAGCCGCCCTGCTCGGCGGCTCCTTCCCCCGCTAGATCGTCCTTCTCTTGGCAGCATCTGCACAGCAGCAAACACGGGCTTGTTggagagctgcagagaaggggagggggggtcccccGCACGCCCCACGGAGAACGTGGCTTTTTATGCTAAAGCTTCCTGCCGTGTAGGGCTCTCCCATCAAAAATGCCCCTGGGGCCATCGCGGGATCTGCGAGGCTCAGCTTCCAACGCTCCACCCATTTCCTGCGCTCGCTCTTTCCAGAGCACAGCACATCATCGCTGGGCTGTAATCACCAACTGTCCGTGGGAGtgaaaatctgaaaggaaaaggttttttcctttgcattttgcGTGTGACCTGGCGTGGTGATTTTGCCTAGTTGCTATGGAGGCGTCCTAgaggagagggagcagcaggagctcgGACATTCCTTGACCATGAAGTTGCTCTGCAattacaatacaaaataaaatgcatttcgAATATTATGTAGAATCCACTTAtctctgcctttccccagcttttAAATGGAGGAATATTAATAGTGCTGGAGCAGTTGTGGAAAAATTGTGGGAAAATTCAGTCTTGTGATAATAACCACTGGTTTCTATGTACTGTTGTGCACGGATGATGCTGCAGCCTGGGCCAGCATTTTGACCTGGACTGTGGCAGGGGAGCATATGTTTTGTATTGCATGCGGAGTGTGCTTTACTTGAACTGttgctcttctttccttttcaccattttaattaaacattagTTACATTTAAGAAAAGCAGTTGCTGCAGAGGACAAAAGCCAttctctgtctcactggcacattttttaaaatacatttgagtGGATACATTTTCTGGTGGTCTGCAATTGCTCAAAGCAGAATTGAATAATGTAGTATATAGCCTTACTGTTTTCttgccccgcccccccccaaaaaaaaaaaaagcatgagcGCAAAACCTCTCTGTTGTTTCTCTCTCCAGTGAATACAGAGGTTTGGTCAAACACACAGGAGGCTGTCACTGCGGAGCCGTCCGCTTTGAGGTCTGGGCTTCAGCAGATCTGCATGTCTTTAACTGCAagtgagtttggtttttttgttccctATTCTTACAGATGAATATAAGCTTGTATGCTTTTTGAGTCAATACCTTAGAGCTAAAAGAAGATGACACAACTGCAGAACATGCTCTGAGCTGTTTCCATAGGGTATACCCCTAATGATGTCCCGATCCAATATGGGATCAGTGCTGGTGATCTCAGGTGCTGCTTCTTTGGGCAGGACTTCAGGTCTCACATCCATCCTCATGCAGAAAGTGTCAGGAGAGCTCTAATGAGTacaggtgctcagccatctgctttctgtttcctcGAAGTGCAGTGTGCTCAAAGCACATCCTTTTTTAACTTGGCCTTCTCAAGTGAACATTACATCTCTGACCGCATGTGCTTCAAACTACAACAGTGTCTGATTTCAACAGCAATCCTCCTTTGCCTGCAACTAGTTTGCTTCTAGCTCATGGGTAAACTTCTGAATCTTGCTTTCTTGTTTGCAAGGTAATAAAGGTTGGCAAAATTGGCAAAGTCTGGTCTGAAAGATTAAATGGATTTCTCAGGGCTAGAGTTTGCCCTTGAAATGTCTCTTAAGACTTGTGTacgtgaagaaaaaaatggcgTATAATGTTTGGTGTAGGAGAATACCTTATCGCTGTACCTGCGTCAGTCTGTTCCGTGGGTGTGCTTAGCCAAACACTACTGATACCACGAGTCCACTTTTGCCACTTACCTCTGTGATGCTAACCAGGAGCTATTTTAGCTGTCAGTGGAATTTCTGTTGTCAAGAGGTCCATGCTAGATCTGACTGCTGTACTGCAACTTGTCCGCTGCTTCTAGAAaggtctgctttttcttttacagttgcAGCATTTgcacaaagaaacagaacagacaCTTCATTGTCCCAGCGTCGCGTTTCAAGCTGCTGAAGGTAGAGTAAGAATGCAGTAAGAGCATGGCCATGAACATGAGCAGTATAATCCAGTGTTATCCTCAAAGGTGCAAGTGGCAGCCAGTTTTCTGTCCTAAGATTGTCTATGGCTGGTTGGGGGAAACGGCTGAATTCTATGCAGTCTGGTGTGGGTGTGTTAGTGCATCTTATTTAGCAAGCTGACGTTAGAGCTCTTGCAGTTCTCAGGCTTGACTGGGATGGACACGTGTATGTACAAAGCACAGGGGTTCAGAAAAGGAGCACGAATACAGAACTCTGTTTCTCAAGTAAAGGCATGAAGGTGGTATTTAACTTTTACATTTCTTAGCTACAGGCCTATCAAAAGTAATTAATACCTCTGTTTATGTGGAAAACTtacattcctttttatttgcttaggGTGCTGATAATTTGACAACGTACACCTTCAACACACATCGTGCCCAGCACACATTCTGCAAGACCTGTGGTGTACAGAGCTTTTATACTCCTCGTTCTAATCCAGATGGTTATGGTAGGTAGAAAGAGTAAACCGCGATAACCAAAGCTAACCACCAAGCAAACCTTGGATAAAGACTCCATTGGCTACTAACATGACAGCAGTGAGTGGCATGTGTCTTGCGAGTTTGTTTCTGAAGGGCTAAGCACCTGGAACTGCAGTCTGAACCTGTCGCTCCTCCATAAGAAAGTGTCTTTACCTATGACTTGTGGGCTTCTGCCCATGCCAGGTTTCTCATCTAGGCTCCTCAGTCTTACAGCAATAGCTGGACTGAGCATTTACCGTTCCCTGAGATGCCCCATCCACAGAGCAGTGCAGGCATCCCCCACACTTCAGCTATCAAAAACAGGTTTCTGTGTACTCTTGTCTTTCTTCAGGAATAGCTCCCCATTGTCTGGATGACGGCACTGTGCAGACCATTGTCACAGAGGATATCAATGGCAAGGAATGGGAGAAGGCCGTGAAGGAACATAAGACCATCAGAGACATGTCAAAACCCTAACACACCCTTCCAGCAGCTGAACTTGGAGCACTGCCATGGAACTGTAGTCTGGGCTTTCCTGGGTAAGGGTCGGCAAAATCAATCTCTACATTATTGTTACCTGTTCtctgtttcttaaataaatctttctaTGCTGCCTGACCCATTCATTTGTGACTTTCAGTTTTCAAACTACCTCTGTTCCATAAACCACCCAAAGGGCTGCTATTTTGATACTTTGCCCTTAGCTGTGCTAAAGTTTAAATCACAATAAACAGAGCAAAGTACAAAAATAACTAACTAATCTTTGCTTGTATGgatatttcctgtgtttcaagTCTGGCTTATAAAAAGATAATCTCTTGCTTAGACATAATACTAACTTACACTGGTTTTTCTCCATTGACTTCACTGAATTGACTATGGATGTAGAGTTAAAGGGGATTTGAAAGAGCTTATCAGACTCAAGTTCAGTAAAGCATAGGCTCAAGTTCAGTAAAGTATTTAACAGGTGCTTAGCTGTATGCAAGAGAGGGGCCACTGAAGTTCATATGATTAAGCACTGTTTTGCTTATGCTTGGAGTTACTCATAGTCTTAAGGATGAGTAGGCATATGCTTAGGCGCTGACTCATGGCAGGGAACAGAGTTCAACACTGTCATACTCTTAGAACAATGGGTACGTACTTCAGTACAACCTGGAACTCGTTTGTTGTCTTCAGGAGGAGGATGTGCTCACAGCAACAGATGAGGCAATCTGGGCTCTGATCTTGACTACGCAATGACTAGCTGTGTAGATCCAGGACAGATGCCTCCTGTGTATGTAGGCCCACATTAGTAAGTGCAAAGGTCTACAGAAATGTTGAGTATTGATGACTTTGCTCCACCATGACCCCACAGAAACCCAAATCGCTAGTAAAATCTCTATATAGACTACAAAATCAAACCACTGAAAGCTGCTTCACTTACCTTTAAACTTAAAAGGGAGAGGATCTTTAATTCTTGCGCTTGTCATCTACATAAGTGGAGCTGCTTTTGAAACATCTCTTGCAATTTTTATCTCTGCGTGTGTTCTATAAAAGACCTAGTTACAGTCTGGGTCTCTTGCACCTCATTCTTATGTGCCGTTGAGACTCTTGTGAGTTGATCTCGAGCCCCATGTTCTGAAGCAAGAAGAAATGCTCATGTTTCATGAGGGACGCTCTGCGAAGGTGGAGCCTGCAACACAATGTGTATGAAAGAAGCAGTAGTAGCAGCAAAGATCAGTGCACTTAGATAAATTTGTATGATTTCTGATGTTTTATTAACAAGCTTTGGCTTTTTAAAGTTCTGAGTGAATAAGACAGGTCTTGTGGTCCTGGTTTTATCTGTGGCAACAGCATGATCTTTGAAAAGTCACTCCTGATATTTGGATTTTACAAAAGCACTAAGAGACAGTTGCCAAGCAGTCCTCACAGCTATATCCTCTTGGGGAAAAATAGTTTGTGCCATATCTTCTCCAATGCAGAATACTCCTGCATTTTACTCCTGATTAGGTTAATGCAAATTTCTTACTGTATTTAATCTTCTACAGTGAGAAAATAGAGTAGTTGTTAAACCCTGTTCATCTCAATCTATCAGGCAACAAGATATTCAGAAGCAAGTTCATACAGCCTGTTTTTTGTAGTCTGAAAGAATGTTACACAAAGAGAATCCTGTCCTCTTCAGCACGTAACAGGTGAGTTTTCTTTAGTCCTTGGCCTGACGCTGTCTTTTTTTCACTCATTCTTTCACTCCTGAAGTTGTGAGCAGCATCTCTTTTACAGAAGGCGGAGCGAATTGATCACCATATAACGTGAGAAGAGCATATAGATGCGGCGAAACCAGAGGAGCTGGCTGCGATGACACTGCATGGCTCTCTAGAAGGAAAAATAGTTGAGAAAGCATTACAAGAACCTTCCAGACCTAACGTGAGCGCAGTTTCCTAGGCCTCCTGTGAGGTTCACTGCCAATTTATAGGACAGCCTGTTTTCAGTGAGGAGGGAAGAAATGGTGAGAGGTAGGAGGCTGCCTACTCTACGGGGCCAAAGGCCTGGTGTGTGGCTGGTGGTGTGCTGACTAGTGTTCAGAGGGGTCCTGCTAGAAAGGACATCATCAGCTGCAGATTGGTGCTGTGACAGTTTCTTTGTCACATATAACTCCTCCTCCCTGCGTGATCTCACGCCTGGCTGTTCACATGCTGGGGAAGCAGAAACCTGATAGGTGTGCATCTGAGAACGCTTTGCATGCTGCTTCTGATCATACCTTGCCAGCTGAAACTTAACTTTATagttatatatatttaagtatttacatttttaaaaatatattcttatatagattatatatatatttaaatatttatatatttatagtGCACCAGCTTAGGAAGGTCAGATTTCAGGAACATAAACCACAAGAGAATAATGCCACCTTTATCAGAGCAGTTTCCATATGCAACTCTATCTTTCAGCAGCCTCAAAAGCAGGAAAGTTCTGTGTATGTCATTTGTGGATTAACAGGACTGTTTGCTGGGCAAATATTTACATCCTATGGAAGGGGAGCTAATCAGATTCTGATATAGGGAACTGTGGAGTAAATGTGTGAGATCTCATGCAgcaaaatagttaaaaaaatacacagtagAGAAGGGAACCCATGAAGAGCTTTGGACCAC
This window of the Pelecanus crispus isolate bPelCri1 chromosome 12, bPelCri1.pri, whole genome shotgun sequence genome carries:
- the CENPV gene encoding centromere protein V, with protein sequence MGRATAGSARRSRRGSAAASSPAGGSRRGRGRKAGGPPAGPGPQAQLPGPGAFDLGAQSGRWAAFQERHRLSCEEAARLLLDAYEYRGLVKHTGGCHCGAVRFEVWASADLHVFNCNCSICTKKQNRHFIVPASRFKLLKGADNLTTYTFNTHRAQHTFCKTCGVQSFYTPRSNPDGYGIAPHCLDDGTVQTIVTEDINGKEWEKAVKEHKTIRDMSKP